The following are encoded in a window of Arcobacter arenosus genomic DNA:
- the cysD gene encoding sulfate adenylyltransferase subunit CysD translates to MNEINISQERLTHLKQLEAESMHIMKEVVAEFSNPGMLYSVGKDSSVMLHLLQKAFYPAPPPLPLMHVDTKWKFKEMIEFRDRRAKEVGMELIVYSNPKGIEMDISPFEHGSALHTDIMKTEGLKNALNIQKFDAVFGGARRDEEKSRAKERIYSFRDKNHRWDPKNQRPELWNIYNGKHTQGESIRVFPLSNWTELDIWQYIYLENIDIPDLYFSKEREVVEYMGTKIMVDDERMPEELRRTAKKEKVRFRTLGCYPLTGAVNSEATTLPEIIQEMLVCTTSERQGRLIDSDGDASMEKKKQEGYF, encoded by the coding sequence ATGAATGAAATTAATATAAGTCAAGAAAGACTAACACACCTAAAACAACTAGAAGCAGAATCAATGCACATAATGAAAGAAGTAGTAGCAGAGTTTAGTAACCCTGGTATGCTTTATAGTGTAGGTAAAGATTCTTCAGTGATGTTACACTTGCTACAAAAAGCCTTTTACCCAGCACCTCCGCCACTTCCATTAATGCATGTGGATACAAAATGGAAATTTAAAGAGATGATAGAGTTTAGAGATAGACGTGCTAAAGAAGTAGGTATGGAATTAATCGTTTACTCAAACCCAAAAGGAATTGAAATGGATATTTCACCTTTTGAACATGGATCTGCTTTACATACAGATATTATGAAAACAGAAGGTTTAAAAAATGCACTAAATATCCAAAAGTTTGATGCAGTATTTGGTGGAGCAAGAAGAGATGAAGAAAAATCTAGAGCAAAAGAGAGAATTTACTCTTTTAGAGATAAAAACCATAGATGGGATCCAAAAAACCAAAGACCTGAACTTTGGAATATCTATAATGGAAAACATACTCAAGGTGAATCAATTAGAGTATTCCCATTGTCTAACTGGACAGAATTAGATATTTGGCAATATATCTATTTAGAAAATATTGATATTCCTGATTTATACTTCTCAAAAGAGCGAGAAGTAGTTGAATATATGGGTACAAAAATCATGGTTGATGATGAGAGAATGCCTGAAGAGCTAAGACGTACAGCTAAAAAAGAAAAAGTTAGATTTAGAACACTTGGATGTTATCCTCTAACTGGAGCAGTAAACTCTGAAGCAACAACATTACCTGAAATCATTCAAGAGATGTTAGTTTGTACAACAAGTGAAAGACAAGGAAGATTAATAGATAGTGATGGTGATGCATCAATGGAGAAAAAGAAACAAGAAGGGTATTTTTAA